In the Bacillus amyloliquefaciens DSM 7 = ATCC 23350 genome, TCAGCGATTCAGTTTTTTAAGAAAGCTGAAAGCAAATTGACGTACGTTACAGATCAGATAGAAAAAGCGGAATTTTACTTTAAGATGTCAGAGTCCTACTATTATATGAAGCAGACTTATTTTTCTATGGATTATGCCCGGCAGGCTTATAAAATTTATCATAAGCAGGAGGCATATAATATAAGGGTGCTTCAGTGCCATTCATTGTTCGCTACCAACTTTCTTGACTTAAAGCAATATGATGAAGCAATTCAGCATTTTAAAAAAGCTTATGCCATGGCAGAGGCAGAACAGCAGCCTCAATTAATGGGCCGGACTCTATATAATATCGGGCTTTGTTTTAACAGCCAAGAAAATTACAAACCAGCCATTGACTACATCAAACGGGCAATAGCTGTTTTTGAAGATGGGAACATCATCACTTCTCTTCCGCAAGCCTATTTCTTAATCACACAAATACATTATAAAATCGGAAATATGGCCATAGCCAGGCAATATCATGACAAAGGAGTATCTTACGCGAAGGAGGCGGAAGATTCATTATATATAGCGGAGTATGAATTTTTAGAATCTTTGTACGTCGGTGAGCCTGATGAAGAAGCAATTATGGAATGTTTTGACTTCCTCAAGGATAAATTGATGTATGCTGATCTTGAAGATTTTGCCTTAGATGTGGCAAAATATTACCACGAGAGAGAAAATTTCGAGAAGGCTTCCGCATATTTTTTAAAAGTGGAAGAAACAAGACAGCAAATTCAAGGAGGTGTGAAGTTGTATGAAATTGAAGTATAAATTAGTACTTACTTGCTTAGCTGTAGGCACTGTTTTTGTTTCAGCCGACATCGCAAGTGCACCGGAACATCAATTTGAAGTTGCTCAGCGCGGAATGATTTAAAAATTAAACTTGATAGCAGCCAACATCTTACGGCTGTTTTTTTATCTGTTCTTCCTTATTAAAAACCCGGAACAAAGGCTGCTTCTGCCCTGTTATTCCGGGTTTTCTTCTTTCTACTTCACAAACCCAAGCAGCATTTCACGAATCATCTTGCTTGCCGTGTTTGCGGTTTGTTCGGAGTGGTCATAGATCGGCGCGACTTCTACAAGGTCAGCTCCTTTTACGCTGACTTCTGAGCGGGCGATTTCATGGATGGACGCGAGCAATTCCTTAGACGTGATGCCTCCTGCGTCAACCGTGCCCGTTCCCGGCGCATGAGCGGGGTCAAGAACGTCGATATCGATGGTGACATAAACAGGACGTCCCGCGAGCTGCGGCAGCACTTTTTTCAGCGGCTCAAGCACTTCAAACTTAGAAATGTGCATGCCGTTTTCTTTCGCCCATTCAAATTCTTCCTTCATTCCGGAACGGATGCCGAATGAAAATACGTTTTGCGGCCCGATAAGCTCGGCCGCTTTGCGGATCGGTGTAGAGTGGGAAAGCGGCTCGCCTTCATAATCCGTGCGCAGGTCTGTGTGCGCGTCAAAATGAATGATGGCAAGGTCCGGAAACTTCTTATACATGGCTTTAATGACAGGCCATGACACAAGGTGCTCCCCTCCCATGCCGAGCGGGAACTTTCCTTTTTCTAAAATGCTGTCCACGTATTCCTCAATCATATCAAGGCTTCTTTGCGGATTGCCGAACGGAAGCGGAATGTCGCCGGCGTCAAAGAAATTCAAATCAGCCAAGTCACTGTCGAGATACGGGCTGTATTCTTCAAGACCGATAGACACCTCGCGGATTCTCCCCGGGCCGAACCGTGAACCCGGGCGGTAGCTGACCGTCCAATCCATCGGCATGCCGTAGAGGATGGCGTCCGCCTCTTTCCAATCGGGGCGGCTTGCGATAAATACTTTTCCTGAATATGCTTCATCAAACCTCATGATAAAACCCTCGCTTTCCTGTAAAAAAGCGCAAGATTCGCTCCTGCGCCGTACGTTTTTATTTAATTAAGTCGCTCACAAATTTCGGAAGAACAAATGCCGCTTTGTGAAGCTCTTTCGTGTAATACTTCGTATCGATATCAAAGAAACGGCTGTCTTCCACTTCAAGCGGATCATACTTTTTAGAACCGATCGTAAATGTCCACAGACCGCTTGGGTACGTCGGGATATTAGCCGTATACAGACGGGTGATCGGGAAGATTTCTTTCACATCGCGCTGTACGTTTGTAATCAGCTCCGGTGTAAACCACGGATTGTCCGTCTGCGCGACGAAGATGCCGTCTTCTTTTAACGCCTTGGAAATTCCGGCATAGAAACCTTTTGAGAACAGATTGACGGCCGGTCCGACCGGTTCTGTTGAATCAACCATAATGACGTCGTATTCATTTTCTGATTTCGCGATGTGCATGAAGCCGTCATCGAC is a window encoding:
- a CDS encoding tetratricopeptide repeat protein, giving the protein MASVVSSSAVGEKINEWYMYIRRFSIPDAEYLRREIKEELASLEDDQDLHLYYSLMEFRHNLMLEYLEPLESQRIEEQPRLSDLLADIDKKQARLTGRLDYYFNFFRGMYELECREYLSAIQFFKKAESKLTYVTDQIEKAEFYFKMSESYYYMKQTYFSMDYARQAYKIYHKQEAYNIRVLQCHSLFATNFLDLKQYDEAIQHFKKAYAMAEAEQQPQLMGRTLYNIGLCFNSQENYKPAIDYIKRAIAVFEDGNIITSLPQAYFLITQIHYKIGNMAIARQYHDKGVSYAKEAEDSLYIAEYEFLESLYVGEPDEEAIMECFDFLKDKLMYADLEDFALDVAKYYHERENFEKASAYFLKVEETRQQIQGGVKLYEIEV
- a CDS encoding PhrC/PhrF family phosphatase-inhibitory pheromone — encoded protein: MKLKYKLVLTCLAVGTVFVSADIASAPEHQFEVAQRGMI
- the speB gene encoding agmatinase; translation: MRFDEAYSGKVFIASRPDWKEADAILYGMPMDWTVSYRPGSRFGPGRIREVSIGLEEYSPYLDSDLADLNFFDAGDIPLPFGNPQRSLDMIEEYVDSILEKGKFPLGMGGEHLVSWPVIKAMYKKFPDLAIIHFDAHTDLRTDYEGEPLSHSTPIRKAAELIGPQNVFSFGIRSGMKEEFEWAKENGMHISKFEVLEPLKKVLPQLAGRPVYVTIDIDVLDPAHAPGTGTVDAGGITSKELLASIHEIARSEVSVKGADLVEVAPIYDHSEQTANTASKMIREMLLGFVK
- the speE gene encoding spermidine synthase, which codes for MSELWYTEKQTKNFGITLKVKQTLHTEQTEFQHLEMVETEEFGNMLFLDGMVMTSEKDEFVYHEMVAHVPLFTHPNPENVLVVGGGDGGVIREILKHPGVKKATLVDIDGKVIEYSKKFLPSIAGKLDDPRVDVRVDDGFMHIAKSENEYDVIMVDSTEPVGPAVNLFSKGFYAGISKALKEDGIFVAQTDNPWFTPELITNVQRDVKEIFPITRLYTANIPTYPSGLWTFTIGSKKYDPLEVEDSRFFDIDTKYYTKELHKAAFVLPKFVSDLIK